The proteins below are encoded in one region of Tessaracoccus aquimaris:
- a CDS encoding acetyl/propionyl/methylcrotonyl-CoA carboxylase subunit alpha: MGNEAIQKVLIANRGEIAVRVIRAARDAGIGSVAVYADSDADSLFVPLADEAYALNGATPADTYLNIDKLLSVAERSGADAVHPGYGFLAENADFARAVIGAGLTWIGPPPEAIEALGDKVRARHIAQKVGAPLVPGTADPVANAAEVVSFAEQHGLPIAIKAAFGGGGRGLKVARTLEEVPDMFESATREAVTAFGRGECFVERYLDKPRHVETQCLADSHGNVVVVSTRDCSLQRRHQKLVEEAPAPFLTDDQMTRLYESSKKILKEAGYVGAGTCEFLVGLDGTISFLEVNTRLQVEHPVSEEVTGLDLVREMFRIAAGEELGYDDPEIRGHSIEFRINAEDPGRNFMPAPGTLTKWHAPSGPGVRVDEGYHAGMTVPGAFDSLVAKVIVTGASREQAIERSRRALAELKIEGMPTVVPFHVAVLTDPAYTAEGGSFDVHTRWIETDFTGQLAPYSGELGEDEDQLEPEIITVEVNGKRVEVKLPGGLGARAKSPKSAKRPTRRDRGGSKVSAPSGNSLTTPMQGTIVKVNVEEGQSVSEGDAIVVIEAMKMEQPLNAHRDGVIASLSVAPGDAVTAGQLLCEIVDAD, from the coding sequence GTGGGCAACGAGGCCATCCAGAAGGTTCTGATCGCAAACCGGGGAGAGATCGCCGTGCGGGTGATCCGCGCAGCCAGGGACGCCGGAATCGGGTCGGTGGCGGTCTACGCCGACTCGGATGCCGACTCGCTCTTCGTTCCTCTGGCCGACGAGGCCTACGCGCTCAACGGCGCCACCCCGGCCGACACCTATCTCAACATCGACAAACTGCTCAGCGTCGCGGAGCGCTCCGGCGCCGACGCCGTCCACCCCGGCTACGGCTTCCTTGCCGAGAACGCCGACTTCGCCCGCGCCGTGATCGGCGCTGGCCTGACCTGGATCGGCCCACCACCCGAGGCCATCGAGGCGCTCGGCGACAAGGTGCGGGCCCGCCACATCGCGCAGAAGGTCGGCGCGCCGCTGGTTCCCGGCACCGCCGACCCTGTCGCCAACGCCGCTGAGGTCGTCTCGTTCGCGGAGCAGCACGGGCTGCCGATCGCCATCAAGGCGGCATTCGGCGGCGGTGGCCGCGGCCTCAAGGTCGCCCGGACTCTCGAGGAGGTGCCCGACATGTTCGAGTCGGCCACCCGCGAGGCCGTGACGGCGTTCGGCAGGGGCGAGTGCTTCGTGGAGCGCTACCTGGACAAGCCGCGCCACGTCGAGACGCAGTGCCTGGCCGACTCGCACGGCAACGTGGTGGTCGTCTCGACGCGCGACTGCTCGCTGCAGCGCCGCCACCAGAAGCTTGTCGAGGAGGCCCCCGCGCCGTTCCTCACCGACGATCAGATGACCCGGCTGTACGAGTCGAGCAAGAAGATCCTCAAGGAGGCGGGCTACGTCGGCGCGGGCACCTGCGAGTTCCTCGTCGGCCTCGACGGCACGATCTCCTTCCTCGAGGTCAACACCCGCCTGCAGGTCGAGCATCCGGTCTCGGAGGAGGTCACCGGGCTCGACCTGGTGCGCGAGATGTTCCGGATCGCCGCGGGCGAGGAACTGGGCTACGACGACCCAGAGATCCGCGGCCACTCGATCGAGTTCCGGATCAACGCGGAGGACCCGGGCCGCAACTTCATGCCGGCACCAGGCACCCTGACGAAGTGGCACGCCCCGAGCGGCCCCGGCGTCCGCGTCGACGAGGGCTACCACGCGGGCATGACTGTGCCGGGCGCGTTCGACTCTCTGGTCGCCAAGGTGATCGTGACAGGCGCGAGCCGCGAGCAGGCCATCGAGCGCTCCCGCAGGGCGTTGGCCGAACTGAAGATCGAGGGGATGCCGACGGTGGTCCCGTTCCACGTCGCTGTCCTCACCGACCCCGCCTACACCGCAGAGGGCGGCTCGTTCGACGTGCACACCCGCTGGATCGAAACGGACTTCACCGGCCAACTGGCGCCCTACAGCGGAGAGCTCGGCGAGGACGAGGACCAGTTGGAGCCGGAGATCATCACGGTTGAGGTCAACGGCAAGCGCGTGGAGGTCAAGTTGCCCGGCGGGCTGGGCGCGCGGGCCAAGTCCCCCAAGTCGGCCAAGCGCCCCACGCGGCGCGACCGCGGCGGGAGCAAGGTCTCTGCGCCAAGCGGCAACTCGCTCACCACGCCGATGCAGGGAACCATCGTCAAGGTCAACGTCGAGGAGGGGCAGAGCGTCTCCGAGGGCGACGCGATCGTCGTGATCGAGGCCATGAAGATGGAGCAGCCGCTCAACGCGCACCGCGACGGGGTCATCGCGTCCCTGTCGGTCGCCCCGGGCGACGCAGTCACGGCGGGGCAGTTGCTCTGCGAGATCGTCGATGCCGACTGA
- a CDS encoding acyl-CoA carboxylase subunit beta → MEIDIHTTAGRIANLGVRIDEAIHAGSAAAVEKQHAKGKMTARERVMALLDEGSFAEFDQFSRHRSTAFGMDAKRPFGDGVITGTGSIHGRPVCIFSQDVTIFGGALGQVYGEKIVKIQDFALKTGVPLIGINEGGGARIQEGVVSLALYGEIFRRNTLASGVIPQISLIMGAAAGGHVYGPALTDFVVMVDKTSQMFITGPEVIKTVTGEDVSMEELGGGRTHNTKSGNAHYLAADEADAIEYVRELLSYLPQNNLEDPPIYDEEEVDLTITDHDRRLDQLIPDAANQPYDMRDLIRNVLDDDEFLEVMALFAGSIIVGFGRIEGRSIGIVANQPTVLAGCLDIDSAEKAARFVRTCDAFNIPVLTFVDVPGFLPGVDQEHNGIIRRGAKLIYAYSEATVPLLTVVTRKAYGGAYLVMGSKSLGADINFAWPTAQIAVMGAQGAVNILYRKQLAEAADPDAERARLVQEYDDELTNPYVAADRGYVDQVIYPHETRAQVIRALRLLRTKRATIPPKKHGNIPL, encoded by the coding sequence ATGGAGATCGACATCCACACCACCGCCGGTCGGATCGCCAATCTCGGGGTGCGCATCGACGAGGCCATTCACGCGGGTTCCGCCGCGGCCGTCGAGAAGCAGCACGCCAAGGGCAAGATGACCGCGCGAGAGCGCGTCATGGCGCTGCTGGACGAGGGAAGCTTCGCCGAGTTCGACCAGTTCTCCCGGCACCGCTCGACGGCGTTCGGGATGGACGCCAAGCGGCCGTTCGGCGACGGCGTGATCACGGGCACCGGCTCGATCCACGGTCGCCCGGTGTGCATCTTCAGCCAGGACGTGACCATCTTCGGCGGCGCCCTCGGACAGGTCTACGGCGAGAAGATCGTCAAGATCCAGGACTTCGCGCTCAAGACGGGCGTGCCGCTGATCGGCATCAACGAGGGCGGCGGCGCCCGCATCCAGGAGGGTGTGGTCTCGCTTGCCCTCTACGGCGAGATCTTCCGCCGTAACACGCTCGCCTCCGGCGTCATCCCGCAGATCTCGCTGATCATGGGGGCGGCTGCGGGCGGCCACGTGTACGGGCCTGCGCTGACCGATTTCGTCGTGATGGTCGACAAGACCTCGCAGATGTTCATCACGGGCCCGGAGGTGATCAAGACCGTCACCGGCGAGGACGTCTCCATGGAGGAGTTGGGCGGCGGCCGCACCCACAACACCAAGTCCGGCAACGCGCACTACCTGGCCGCCGACGAGGCCGACGCCATCGAGTACGTGCGCGAACTGCTCAGCTACCTGCCGCAGAACAACCTGGAGGATCCGCCGATCTACGACGAGGAGGAGGTCGACCTGACAATCACGGACCACGACCGTCGCCTCGACCAACTGATCCCCGACGCGGCCAACCAGCCCTACGACATGCGCGACCTGATCCGCAATGTCCTCGACGACGACGAGTTCCTCGAGGTGATGGCCCTGTTCGCAGGCTCGATCATCGTCGGGTTCGGCCGCATCGAGGGCCGCTCGATCGGGATCGTCGCGAACCAGCCGACGGTGCTTGCAGGCTGCCTCGACATCGACTCCGCCGAGAAGGCGGCACGGTTCGTGCGTACCTGCGACGCGTTCAACATCCCCGTGCTCACCTTCGTGGACGTGCCCGGCTTCCTCCCCGGCGTCGACCAGGAGCACAACGGCATCATCCGACGCGGCGCGAAGCTGATCTACGCCTACTCCGAGGCGACGGTGCCGCTGCTGACCGTCGTGACCCGCAAGGCCTACGGCGGCGCCTACCTGGTGATGGGGTCCAAGTCGCTGGGCGCCGACATCAACTTCGCGTGGCCGACGGCGCAGATCGCGGTGATGGGCGCGCAGGGCGCCGTCAACATCCTCTACCGCAAGCAGTTGGCGGAGGCGGCCGACCCCGATGCGGAGCGCGCCCGCCTCGTCCAGGAGTACGACGACGAACTGACCAACCCGTACGTGGCCGCCGACCGCGGCTACGTCGACCAGGTCATCTACCCGCACGAGACGCGCGCGCAGGTGATCCGGGCGCTCAGGCTGCTGCGCACCAAGCGGGCCACGATCCCGCCCAAGAAGCACGGGAACATCCCGCTATGA
- a CDS encoding biotin--[acetyl-CoA-carboxylase] ligase produces the protein MNATIPSAREIHRSVTRDGARDTLFDRIEVTASTGSTNADLAALARQGDDRTIALVAMEQTAGRGRLDRQWVSPPGASISLSLLLKPRPEFQQWGWLSILAGLAVSSALADLTPDPSRVTLKWPNDVLIGGAKVCGILSERIERPDGARAVVGMGINVSLTRAQLPVPTATSLALEGLPTEPEPIIAGVLRHFEDYYSTWSLSGDLREVYEARCASIGAPLTVVVDAETSVDGVGRGVDAFGRLQVATATGIQTFAVGDVVHARLGR, from the coding sequence ATGAATGCGACCATTCCGAGCGCCCGCGAGATCCACCGATCGGTGACCCGCGACGGCGCCCGCGACACGTTGTTCGACCGGATCGAGGTGACCGCTTCGACCGGTTCCACCAACGCGGACCTGGCGGCGCTGGCACGGCAGGGCGACGACCGGACCATCGCGCTGGTCGCCATGGAGCAGACGGCGGGGCGGGGCCGCCTCGACCGGCAGTGGGTCAGCCCGCCAGGAGCGTCCATCTCGCTCTCCCTGCTGCTCAAGCCGAGGCCCGAGTTCCAGCAGTGGGGCTGGCTGTCGATCCTCGCGGGGCTGGCGGTGTCGTCCGCGCTTGCCGACCTGACGCCGGACCCCTCCCGCGTCACCCTGAAGTGGCCCAACGACGTCCTGATCGGCGGCGCGAAGGTGTGCGGCATCCTCTCGGAGCGCATCGAACGCCCCGACGGCGCCCGCGCGGTCGTCGGGATGGGCATCAACGTGTCCCTGACCCGCGCGCAACTTCCCGTCCCGACCGCGACCTCGCTCGCTCTTGAGGGCCTGCCCACCGAGCCCGAGCCCATCATCGCTGGGGTGCTTCGCCACTTCGAGGACTACTACTCCACCTGGTCGCTCAGCGGCGACCTGCGCGAGGTCTACGAGGCCCGCTGCGCCTCGATCGGCGCGCCGCTGACAGTGGTGGTCGACGCCGAGACGAGCGTCGACGGTGTCGGAAGGGGAGTTGACGCGTTCGGCCGGCTCCAGGTGGCGACCGCCACCGGCATTCAGACCTTCGCCGTCGGGGACGTGGTGCACGCACGCCTGGGCCGTTAG
- a CDS encoding NUDIX hydrolase, producing the protein MPTPPFIVDLRATIGHAPLWLMGANALVVRGDEVLLVRRSDTGEWAPISGIVDPGEHPSETAVREALEEAGVVIEVERLLWTVVMEEITYPNGDRCRFLDHGFRARWISGEPYVADEESTEVAWFPVDALPTPRQERLDAMLLVVEQDPRDVVFTL; encoded by the coding sequence ATGCCTACGCCCCCCTTCATCGTCGACCTCCGCGCCACGATCGGCCACGCGCCGCTGTGGCTGATGGGCGCCAACGCGCTCGTGGTTCGCGGCGATGAGGTGCTGCTTGTGAGGCGCTCCGACACGGGCGAGTGGGCTCCGATCAGCGGCATCGTCGACCCGGGCGAGCACCCGTCCGAGACGGCGGTTCGGGAGGCGCTCGAGGAGGCGGGCGTCGTCATCGAGGTCGAGCGACTGCTGTGGACGGTCGTGATGGAGGAGATCACCTACCCCAACGGCGACCGTTGCCGCTTCCTCGACCATGGCTTCCGGGCCCGCTGGATCTCGGGCGAGCCGTACGTCGCCGACGAGGAGTCGACCGAGGTGGCGTGGTTCCCGGTCGACGCGCTGCCCACCCCGCGTCAGGAACGCCTCGACGCGATGCTGCTGGTTGTCGAACAGGACCCGCGCGACGTCGTCTTCACCCTCTGA
- a CDS encoding acyl-CoA carboxylase epsilon subunit, with product MTDENEPTLSFSKANLTEEEIAAVAAALMASTREERLRSADDRPLAGGWKSYYRVLRRPLVGGRDAWRTYHRL from the coding sequence ATGACGGATGAGAACGAGCCGACGCTCAGCTTCTCGAAGGCGAACCTCACCGAGGAGGAGATCGCGGCTGTCGCCGCCGCGCTGATGGCCTCGACCCGCGAGGAGAGGCTGCGCTCCGCCGACGACCGCCCCCTAGCGGGCGGCTGGAAGTCGTACTACCGCGTGCTGCGCCGACCGCTGGTCGGCGGCCGGGACGCCTGGCGCACCTACCACCGCCTCTGA
- the purE gene encoding 5-(carboxyamino)imidazole ribonucleotide mutase: MPDPLVSIVMGSDSDWPTMSAAADALAEFGIEYEADVISAHRMPEDMVRYGREAHERGLKVIIAGAGGAAHLPGMLAALTPLPVIGVPVALKYLDGMDSLLSIVQMPAGVPVATVAIGNARNAGLLAARMLATSDEALLERMLDFQERLRDAAHAKGRVVRDSVN, encoded by the coding sequence ATGCCTGATCCGCTCGTCTCGATCGTGATGGGGTCGGACTCCGACTGGCCGACCATGAGCGCCGCCGCCGACGCGCTTGCCGAGTTCGGCATCGAGTACGAGGCCGACGTGATCTCCGCGCACCGGATGCCCGAGGACATGGTGCGCTACGGCCGGGAGGCCCACGAGCGCGGCCTCAAGGTGATCATCGCCGGGGCCGGGGGAGCGGCCCACCTGCCCGGCATGCTCGCCGCGCTGACCCCGCTGCCGGTGATCGGCGTCCCGGTGGCCCTGAAGTACCTCGACGGCATGGACTCGCTGCTGTCGATCGTGCAGATGCCAGCCGGGGTTCCCGTGGCCACCGTCGCGATCGGCAACGCCCGCAACGCTGGCCTGCTCGCCGCCCGGATGCTCGCCACCTCGGACGAGGCGCTGCTTGAGCGGATGCTCGACTTCCAGGAGAGGCTGCGCGACGCCGCCCACGCCAAGGGGCGCGTCGTCCGCGACTCGGTGAACTGA
- a CDS encoding PH domain-containing protein yields the protein MAISKDQLGQDENIVLSVRTHGKALIVPAIILIVLGALLGLAIAFFPANMQPWATYASIGVALILFVWLVLLPFLRWVTSTYTITDRRVITRRGIINKTGHDLPLRRINNVNYERSLLDRMLGCGTLVLETAAGQPLVLPDVPGVERVHVTITELLFAVHEDSDD from the coding sequence ATGGCGATCAGCAAGGACCAACTCGGTCAGGACGAGAACATCGTGCTCAGCGTGCGCACGCACGGGAAGGCGCTCATCGTGCCTGCCATCATCCTCATCGTGCTGGGGGCGCTGCTCGGGCTGGCCATCGCGTTCTTCCCGGCCAACATGCAGCCGTGGGCGACCTACGCGTCGATCGGCGTCGCGCTGATCCTGTTCGTGTGGCTCGTGCTGCTGCCGTTCCTGCGCTGGGTGACGTCGACCTACACCATCACCGACCGGCGCGTCATCACGCGGCGAGGCATCATCAACAAGACGGGCCACGACCTGCCGCTGCGCCGGATCAACAACGTCAACTACGAGCGCTCGCTGCTCGACCGGATGCTCGGCTGCGGCACGCTGGTGCTCGAGACCGCCGCCGGGCAGCCCTTGGTGCTCCCCGACGTCCCCGGCGTCGAGCGGGTGCATGTGACCATCACGGAACTGCTGTTCGCCGTCCACGAGGACAGCGACGACTGA
- a CDS encoding lipoprotein — protein sequence MHRILIGLTAALALTGCAAAAVDPVTPPPSSLTAAAVPEDGQALRDLGFGNAPEGLSVPRGAEISDRVDSANNITVVMTAPDALEVADYLRRTLPTLGFTITGDAQNSLIFEGGGWQGAFTASKGYAALTLRTDR from the coding sequence GTGCACCGGATCCTGATCGGCTTGACCGCCGCCCTCGCCCTGACTGGCTGCGCGGCCGCTGCCGTCGACCCGGTCACGCCCCCGCCGTCGAGCCTGACGGCCGCGGCGGTGCCCGAGGACGGCCAGGCGCTGCGCGACCTCGGCTTCGGCAACGCCCCCGAGGGTTTGTCCGTTCCGCGCGGCGCGGAGATCTCGGACCGGGTCGACTCCGCCAACAACATCACCGTCGTGATGACGGCACCCGACGCCCTTGAGGTCGCTGACTACCTGCGCCGCACGCTCCCGACGCTGGGCTTCACCATCACGGGCGACGCTCAGAACTCGCTGATCTTCGAGGGCGGCGGCTGGCAGGGCGCCTTCACGGCGTCGAAGGGGTACGCGGCACTGACTCTTCGCACCGATCGCTGA
- a CDS encoding RNA polymerase sigma factor — protein sequence MMVLMDDDSLWEDLRSGDEAAFRRLFERHSRAVYNVAFRHSASWATAEEATQLCFAGVWRRATAGTLSQVNPGAVRAWLCAVGRNEARNLVRSAGRRLRLVERIEAQPSRTAADNVGQWLAHEESMRRINHVLDRLPDAQRQVVELVAWGGCTMAEVGEALGVPVGTVKSRLARARATLATTEVAHLLGEEN from the coding sequence ATGATGGTCCTCATGGACGATGACAGCCTATGGGAGGACCTCCGCTCGGGCGACGAGGCCGCGTTCAGGCGGCTCTTCGAGCGGCACTCCCGAGCCGTCTACAACGTCGCCTTCCGGCACTCCGCCTCCTGGGCGACCGCAGAGGAGGCCACCCAGCTCTGCTTCGCGGGCGTCTGGCGTCGCGCGACCGCGGGCACGCTGTCCCAGGTGAATCCGGGCGCCGTGCGGGCCTGGCTCTGCGCCGTCGGTCGCAACGAGGCCCGCAACCTCGTCCGCTCCGCGGGCAGGAGGCTGCGGCTCGTCGAGCGGATCGAGGCCCAACCGTCGAGGACCGCGGCAGACAACGTGGGCCAATGGCTCGCGCATGAGGAGTCGATGCGCCGCATCAACCACGTGCTTGACCGGTTGCCCGACGCGCAGCGCCAGGTCGTCGAACTGGTCGCCTGGGGCGGCTGCACCATGGCCGAGGTCGGCGAGGCCCTCGGGGTGCCCGTCGGCACCGTCAAGTCCCGGCTCGCCCGGGCACGCGCGACACTCGCGACCACCGAGGTCGCCCATCTGCTTGGTGAGGAGAACTGA
- a CDS encoding 5-(carboxyamino)imidazole ribonucleotide synthase: MMQQAAIPLGIDVRLLAEGPDVSAAQVVPLTTVGDYRDLDTLLAFVDGADALTFDHEHVPTAHLERLAELVAVRPGAEALVFAQDKARMRARMTELGVACPRYAICDTPADLAAFGDEFGWPIIAKTSRGGYDGKGVWKLDDATQAGEPFEGLAETSAGEKVLIVAEEFIDFSRELSAIVVRSPSGQVVAYPISETRQADGICVETITPAPALDDDEASRLQEMAIRIATELGVVGVLAVELMQARDGRIVVNELAMRPHNTGHWSIDGARTSQFENHIRAVLDLPLGSPELRDPVVVMANVLGGAEEDLTGALQHVFARDRAARVHLYGKEVKAGRKVGHVTCAGTDVDDVRRRAWHAANYLMGDPNA; encoded by the coding sequence ATGATGCAGCAGGCCGCCATCCCGCTCGGGATCGACGTGCGGTTGCTCGCCGAGGGGCCCGACGTCTCCGCAGCCCAGGTCGTCCCCCTCACAACGGTCGGCGACTACCGCGACCTCGACACGCTGCTCGCCTTCGTCGACGGTGCCGACGCGCTCACCTTCGATCACGAGCATGTGCCGACGGCCCATCTCGAACGGCTCGCGGAACTGGTCGCCGTCCGACCTGGGGCCGAGGCGCTGGTGTTCGCGCAGGACAAGGCCCGGATGCGCGCCCGGATGACGGAGTTGGGGGTCGCCTGCCCCCGCTACGCCATCTGCGACACCCCCGCCGACCTCGCGGCGTTCGGGGACGAGTTCGGCTGGCCCATCATCGCCAAGACCTCCCGCGGCGGGTACGACGGCAAGGGCGTCTGGAAACTGGACGACGCGACCCAGGCAGGCGAGCCCTTCGAGGGCCTCGCGGAGACCTCCGCGGGGGAGAAGGTGCTGATCGTCGCCGAGGAGTTCATCGACTTCAGCCGCGAGTTGAGCGCCATCGTCGTGCGCAGCCCCTCCGGCCAGGTCGTCGCCTACCCGATCAGCGAGACGCGCCAGGCCGACGGCATCTGCGTCGAGACGATCACCCCGGCGCCCGCTCTCGACGACGACGAGGCCAGCCGACTACAGGAGATGGCGATCCGGATCGCCACGGAGTTGGGCGTGGTCGGCGTGCTCGCCGTCGAACTGATGCAGGCCCGCGACGGACGCATCGTCGTCAACGAACTCGCCATGCGGCCCCACAACACGGGCCACTGGAGCATCGACGGGGCCCGCACCAGCCAGTTCGAGAACCACATCCGCGCCGTGCTCGACCTGCCGCTCGGCTCTCCCGAACTGCGCGACCCCGTCGTCGTGATGGCCAACGTGCTCGGCGGGGCCGAGGAGGACCTCACCGGGGCGCTGCAGCACGTCTTCGCCCGCGACCGCGCGGCCCGCGTCCACCTGTACGGCAAGGAGGTCAAGGCTGGCCGTAAGGTCGGGCATGTGACCTGCGCCGGCACCGACGTCGACGACGTGCGTCGCCGCGCCTGGCACGCCGCCAACTACCTGATGGGAGACCCCAATGCCTGA
- a CDS encoding mechanosensitive ion channel family protein, with the protein MPEESALDTLTVIGWGALGVVIGGAVSIVISLVTRLIIRRRERLRLVIRHMRVAVRVFMMLLGGGVAVLIATAPSAYAPSPEWRPVFVQVFTIVMILASALLLTSLIRAVEGSILHRDSDDSAEETPHYRRVRTQMQVIDRVLIALVWLCALAGALLTFPAFRAVGTSLIASAGLLSIVAGLAAQSSLSNIFAGMQIAFSDALRVGDLVVFNEQMGSVEEITLTYVVVRTWDDRRWIVPSSTFTNAAFENWTRREPRLLGTVEFDLDWLAPVEALRVELIRLVRASDLWDGRSANLQVTDSTGGYVKVRAVVSAATSGDLWDLRCYVREEMINWLQQHAVYALPRTRLEPETTTAPTFEEREDFVEKVVDEWEKEQADEQTQLMPAAEVDDADDDDEGALPKWLASWLVQRRKDDDAEPEGRPEQESPAETTLSSKSPEARLYSGSPEAEERNRQMSGPSAADMAEREKTAERKLRTGEQPAVDHEGTPSGRSAGGTEEAAAPGSALALDHPERPRERLTETRILPKIDDPDDSP; encoded by the coding sequence ATGCCTGAGGAAAGTGCGCTCGACACGCTGACCGTCATCGGCTGGGGCGCGCTCGGCGTGGTGATCGGCGGTGCCGTCTCGATCGTGATCTCGCTGGTGACCCGCCTCATCATCCGGCGCCGCGAGAGGCTGCGCCTTGTCATCCGCCACATGCGCGTCGCGGTGCGGGTGTTCATGATGCTGCTCGGCGGTGGGGTCGCGGTGCTGATCGCCACCGCCCCGTCCGCCTACGCGCCCTCGCCCGAGTGGCGGCCCGTGTTCGTCCAGGTCTTCACGATCGTGATGATCCTGGCGAGCGCGCTGCTGCTGACCAGCCTGATCCGCGCCGTCGAGGGCTCGATACTGCACCGCGACTCCGACGACTCCGCGGAAGAAACGCCGCACTACCGCCGGGTGCGCACCCAGATGCAGGTCATCGACCGGGTGTTGATCGCCCTGGTGTGGCTGTGCGCGCTGGCCGGGGCGCTGCTGACCTTCCCCGCCTTCCGGGCCGTCGGCACGTCTCTGATCGCCTCCGCGGGCCTGCTGTCGATCGTGGCGGGCCTCGCGGCGCAGTCCTCGCTGTCGAACATCTTCGCAGGCATGCAGATCGCCTTCTCCGACGCGCTGCGCGTCGGCGACCTGGTGGTGTTCAACGAGCAGATGGGCTCGGTCGAGGAGATCACGCTCACCTACGTCGTGGTGCGCACCTGGGACGACCGCCGCTGGATCGTGCCGAGTTCGACCTTCACGAACGCGGCTTTCGAGAACTGGACCCGCCGCGAGCCGCGACTGCTCGGGACCGTCGAGTTCGACCTCGATTGGCTCGCCCCCGTCGAGGCGCTGCGCGTCGAACTGATCCGACTGGTGCGCGCAAGCGACCTCTGGGACGGCCGCAGCGCCAACCTGCAGGTCACCGACTCGACGGGTGGCTACGTCAAGGTGCGCGCCGTCGTCTCCGCCGCCACCTCCGGCGACCTGTGGGACCTGCGCTGCTACGTGCGCGAGGAGATGATCAACTGGCTGCAGCAGCACGCCGTCTACGCCCTCCCCCGCACCAGGCTGGAGCCCGAGACCACCACCGCGCCGACGTTCGAGGAGCGCGAGGACTTCGTCGAAAAGGTCGTCGACGAGTGGGAGAAGGAACAGGCAGACGAGCAGACCCAACTGATGCCGGCGGCCGAGGTCGACGACGCAGACGACGACGATGAGGGCGCGCTGCCGAAGTGGCTCGCCTCCTGGCTGGTGCAGCGCCGCAAGGACGACGACGCCGAGCCCGAGGGACGCCCCGAGCAGGAGAGCCCCGCCGAGACCACCCTGTCGTCGAAGAGCCCCGAGGCGCGGCTGTACTCCGGCTCCCCGGAGGCCGAGGAACGCAACCGCCAGATGTCAGGGCCGAGCGCAGCGGACATGGCCGAGCGGGAGAAGACCGCCGAGCGGAAGTTGCGCACCGGGGAGCAACCCGCCGTCGACCACGAGGGCACCCCGTCCGGCCGATCCGCAGGCGGCACGGAGGAGGCAGCGGCCCCAGGAAGCGCGTTGGCGCTCGACCACCCGGAGCGCCCCCGCGAACGCCTCACCGAGACCCGGATCCTGCCCAAGATCGACGACCCCGACGACTCCCCCTAG
- a CDS encoding Maf family protein — translation MRVILASKSPGRLAVLQRAGLDPEVIVSGFDEHQVRDPVPTSLAQRLATAKGETVVPQLEGDFVLFACDSVLEFEGRAHGKPGTAEAAIARWQIMRGRDGLLHSGHYVAVRTGDDLRSACAVGSTKVSFADVSDEEIAAYAATGEPQRVAGGFTIDGRGAAFVTSIVGDPYNVIGLSLPLTRQMVIDLGVPWQSLWAPTLG, via the coding sequence ATGCGGGTCATCCTCGCCTCGAAGTCGCCCGGCCGGCTCGCGGTCCTGCAGCGCGCAGGGCTCGACCCGGAGGTGATCGTGTCCGGGTTCGACGAGCATCAGGTGCGCGACCCCGTTCCGACGAGCCTCGCGCAGCGGCTCGCCACCGCGAAGGGCGAGACCGTCGTCCCCCAGTTGGAGGGCGACTTCGTGCTGTTCGCCTGCGATTCGGTGCTCGAGTTCGAGGGCAGGGCGCACGGCAAGCCGGGCACCGCGGAGGCGGCGATCGCCCGCTGGCAGATCATGCGTGGCCGCGACGGCCTGCTGCACTCGGGCCACTACGTCGCCGTCCGCACGGGCGACGACCTGAGGTCCGCGTGCGCGGTCGGCTCGACGAAGGTGAGCTTCGCAGACGTCTCAGACGAGGAGATCGCGGCCTACGCCGCGACCGGCGAACCGCAGCGCGTCGCGGGCGGGTTCACGATCGACGGCCGGGGTGCGGCGTTCGTGACCTCCATCGTCGGCGATCCGTACAACGTGATCGGCCTGTCGCTGCCACTCACCCGGCAGATGGTGATCGACCTGGGCGTCCCCTGGCAGTCCCTCTGGGCCCCGACGCTCGGCTGA